The following proteins are co-located in the Calliphora vicina chromosome 2, idCalVici1.1, whole genome shotgun sequence genome:
- the LOC135951097 gene encoding uncharacterized protein LOC135951097: protein MLASKFYSVFVIICAIQLSLAGVLRPPSPLITDETKEEFEKQVRLETEEFLNNIFKNQIGFFNKVKTSLNPETQRYKDIESFVQKLELVKQEQSLDRKDELYWESLRKIDKSSLLLNEPEETGMEDDDYQKVLEENGIKDLLKNFLADVAVYFWKMAKHSGKVVETTVDRFIDNMQKDKVVF, encoded by the exons atgttgGCTTCAAAATTTTATAGTGTATTCGTTATAATATGTGCCATACAA cTTTCCTTAGCAGGTGTCTTAAGACCCCCTTCCCCTTTGATCACCGATGAAACCAAAGAAGAATTTGAAAAACAAGTTCGCTTGGAAACAGAAGAGTTTCTTAATAATatctttaaaaatcaaattggtTTCTTCAATAAAGTGAAGACCTCTTTAAATCCAGAGACCCAACGTTATAAAGACATTGAATCATTTGTGCAAAAATTGGAGTTGGTCAAACAGGAGCAAAGTTTGGATAGAAAAGATGAACTTTATTGGGAATCTTTGAGAAag ATCGATAAATCTTCTTTGTTGCTAAATGAGCCTGAGGAAACCGGCATGGAAGATGATGATTATCAAAAGGTGTTAGAGGAGAATGGCATTAAGGATTTGCTAAAGAATTTCTTGGCCGATGTGGcagtttatttttggaaaatggcCAAACATAGCGGTAAAGTGGTGGAAACCACAGTGGATCGTTTTATTGATAATATGCAAAAAGATAAAGTGGTATTTTag